The bacterium nucleotide sequence CGGTCGAGCCGGGAGGGCGTTCGCCCTGGGTCAAGGACCTTTCGACCCGGAAGATCTGAATCGGAATCCGGAACGGCGGGCTGCGTCGCCCCCCGGCCAAATGATCAGATTTCTACGCTTCTGAGTGAGCGTCTACACTGCGGCGGCCATCTGATGATCCATCATCCGGATTTCGGGATGTACGACGTATTCGCGGCCACACTCCCCACCCTGGAGTTCGTGCCGAGTGTTCACGTCAACTATTCGGAAACCGTGCTGCCCATGCGGGACGGTCTTCCGAAGTTCCGCGACTTTCCGAGTGAGATGGGTGGAAGCGGGGAACTCGCCGCGGAATAGCGTGCGCTTCTCGCTGGTGAAGCTGGCGTGCCTAGCTGCCGGTGCCTCGGAACACGGCGGGGATCGTCTTGACGAGGATCCGGGCGTCGTTGCCCAGGGACCAGGTGTCGATGTATTCGAGATCCATGCGGACCCATTCATCAAACTTGCTCACTTCGTTGCGGCCGCCGACCTGCCAGGAGCAGGTGAGGCCGGGGCGCATGGAGAGGCGGCGGCGTTCGAAGGTTTCGTATTGGGCCACTTCGTGGGGAAGCGGGGGCCGGGGGCCCACCAGGCTCATATCGCCGGTCAGCACGTTCCATAGCTGGGGCAGCTCGTCGATGCTGTAGCGGCGCAGGAGCCGCCCGATCTTCGTAATGCGCGGGTCGTCCTGCAGCTTGAAGACCGGGCCGTCCATCTCGTTGAGATGGCGCAGGCCCTCCTGCTGATCCTCGGCATCCACGCACATCGTGCGAAGCTTGAGCAGCTCGAACTGCCGTCCGTTCAACCCGCTGCGAAGCTGGCGGAACAGCATGGGCCCGGGCGAGGTGGCCCGAATGATCAGGCCGGAAACCGCGATGACGGGGGCTGTTGCGACGAGCAAGAAGGCAGCACCCACCAGATCGATCATGCGCTTGACCACCAGCCGGGTGGCACTGTGATGCACCGGCGCGAAGCGCAAGGAAGCCAAGGAGCCGAAACGCGTAACCTGGGGCGGCGGAAGGTAATCGCCGAAGATGTCGGCGAGCAGCGTAAACGGAATTCCTGCGCTTCCGCAGGCGGCCACCACCGGAAGCAACTCGGTCAGCATCGAGCGGGGGCAGGCGATGATGACGTCATCGATCACCTGATCTCGAAGCAGCCGGGGCATATCGATCAGCTTGTGGCAGCGATCGGCGGGGATATCCGGATCGATCGGGATGTCCTGATCGTCCACGAAGCCGACGATGTGCAGGCCCCATTCCGGGTGGGTGCGTGCCAGTTCCTGAACACCGGCCGCGCGGGGCCCGGAGCCGACCACCAGCACGTGGCGGGTGTTGCGGCCGAGGCGCCGCAAGCCGCGCAGCCCGCCGAGGACGGCAAGGCGCTCGATCGTCAGAAGCACGAACTGCACGCCGCCGAAGAGCAGCGGGAAGCGTGGGCCCACCGGGGCCTTCGAGGCGAAGGCGGTGGCCGTGAGCAGCAGGGTCGCGGTGACGCCCGCCGCCAGCAGCCGGGTGAGGACCTTGTCCAACGGCATCATGCGCTGGGATTCGTAGAGCCCGAGTTGTTGGAGCGTCAGAGGCCAGGCCAGGCAGGCCACCAGGACCGTCGCCAGCAGGCTGGGGGTCATCACCCATCCGGCGCCGGCATCGAGCCCGCTGACCCGCGGAAAGACGAAGAAGAAGCCGATCAGGATGGCGGCGGAAAGAACGACGTCCAGCGAAACCAGCAGATTGTGAAGCCGTCCGCCCTGATCCTTCAGCACTGCCGCTCCTCTCGATGGACGAACCGCAGCAGAAGGCCGCGGGTTCGTTCCAGTGAGTGGCCGGAATAGGGGGGCTGGTGTCCACCGAAAGTGGCCGAAATCACATTGCGGCAAGAAACCTGGCCCCGCGGGGAGCCAAGAGCATGCGGAACGTCGCGCCCTGCGGCGGGTTCCAAACCGTCGCTCCACCAAAACATCATCAGACCTCTCGACAGCACGGGTAAGCTGCTCCCGCCTGAGGGGAACGCAACCAAACGCCGTTCGAGCATCACACGCCAGCGACCACTTGGACCCTGATTATTACCGGATTTGCCGGTTCGATACGAGCAAATTACGAGACGGGTGAGGGGAAACGCCTCCCCTTGCTCTTTTCCTGGAAGGCTTCAAGCTGATCTGAGAATTCCTCGCGCGATGAGTGGGCACCTTTACTCCCTCGAGGGTCGCGCCGAAGAGGTAAGGATCCCCGCCCGCCGCCGGGAACGAGGCAACCGCTGCATGTACGAGTCGTTTTTCGGCCTTCGCGAGCCCGCCTTCTCGCTCGCTCCAGACCCCCGCTTTCTCTGGCCGTCGGATACCCACGATGAGGGCCTGGCGGCCCTCGTCTATGGCATTACCCGCCGCAAGGGCTTCATGCTCATCACGGGCGAGGTCGGCACCGGCAAGACGACCCTGCTGCGCGCGGCGCTGGATCGGATTCCCGAGGATACCGAGGTCGCCCTCGTCCTGAACACCTCGGGCCTCCGCCCGGTGGATCTGCTCAAGCTGATCGCCACGGAATTCCGCCTGCCGGGCCCGTTCGACAGCAAGGTCGACTACGTAATCGCGCTGAACCGCTTCCTGATGCAGCAGCTCGAAGCCGGAACGAATACGGTGTTGATCATCGATGAAGCCCAGAACCTCGGAACCGAACTCCTGGAGGAGGTCCGCCTGCTCTCCAATCTCGAAACCGATACGGACAAGCTCCTGCAGATCGTGCTCGTCGGGCAGCCCGAGCTGCGCCAGAAGCTGGCCACGCCCAACCTCCGACAGCTCCGCCAACGGGTCGCCATCGAGCATCACATCCAGCCGCTCGTTCCCGAAGAGGTGCGCGGTTACCTGGCCCACCGGATCGAAGTGGCCGGCGGCAACTACGACGAGGTCTTCGCACCGGGCGCCGATGTGGCGTTCTACGCATTCTCCGGCGGCTGCCCCCGGCTCATCAGCCTGCTGGCCGATCGGGTCTTGCTAGGCGCGTTCTCCAAGCAGGTGAAACCCGTGCCCCAGGCCACGGTGGAGAAGAAGGCCAAGGAGATGGCGGAGAGTCGGCTCGATTCCACGGCTCCGGGCGCGGGGGGCCAGCATGGGTGAAATCTCCGAGGCCCTGCGCCGGGCCAAGGGAAATGGGGACACCTCCAAGAGCCGCAAGACCGAAACCCCGCATACCTATCGGGAGGCGATCGCCGAGGAACCGAGCCGGGCACGGCCCGATCCTGAACCGCCCATCGAAATCCCCCTCGCACCGCCCGAAAAGGGCCACGGCAGGGCCGTCCTGCTCGAGCCCGAAGGGCCGATCGCGGAGCACTATCGCCATTTCGCGATCCGCTTGAACCGGACGCTGAAGGAGGCGAGCGCCCGATCCGTGATGATCACGAGCGCGGCGCGATCCGAAGGCAAGACCACCACCGCGTGCAATCTTGCGTTGGCGCTCTCGTCGATCGCCGGCGGGCGCCAGATCGCCTTTGTCGAGCTCGATATCCGCCGGCCGTCCGCTGCCGGAGAGCTGGGTGTCACACCGCGGGTCGGAATCGAGGCGGTCCTGGCCTCGGACGCGCGGCTCCCTGAGGCCCGCCTCACGACGAACCTGCCCGACCTGGATCTCTACCTCGCAAGCGAGCCTCGCGACGATGCCCTCTCCCTGCTCTCCGGGCCTCAGCTACCGCCGGCCCTGCGCGAGCTCGGACGCCAATACGATCTGGTGGTGATCGATTCGCCCCCGGTCCTTCCGGTTCCCGACGTCCCGCTGATTCTCCAGCACGCCGATGCTGCACTCGTCGTGGCCCGAGCGGGGATCTCGCGCAAGCACGCTTTCGAGGAGACGCTTCAGATGCTCGGGCGCGAAAAACTGGTCGGCGTCTTCCTGAACCAATCGGGTTCGGCGCGGACCAGCCGGTACTACGGCTACTACAGCCCCGATCCCGATTCCACCGGAACCGATTCCACCAAGCGCGGCTCCACGCCTGGCGGCAGTGCCGAAGAGGAAGCGACCTCTTGAGCGAAGAAGATCTCGAAGGCGGCGGCCTCCCGGATTTCCTACGTGATCCGATGGGATTGCTGAAACGCCGCTGGCGATCCATGGCCTTGGTGCTTGCCCTGGGTGTCGTGGCCACGGGCGCCATCGTGGTCTCGATCCCCGTCCGCTTCCTGGCGACAGCGTCGATCCTCGTCAGCGGCCAATCGATGCCCGAGGAGTTCATCCGACCGATCGTGGCCGAATCCTCCTTCCAGCGGATCAATGAACTGGTCGGCGAGGTGATCGCCCGAGACCGATTGCTCGCCCTGGAGAAGAAGCACGATCTCTTCCCCGCCGAAAGGGCCGTGCTGCCACCGAACGAGTTGATGATGCTCGTTCAAGAGAGCATCGAAGTGGGCATCGAACAGGGCTTCGGCCCTCGCAGCCGAGGGGATACATCGAGCATCTACACCATCTCGTTCCAGCACTCCCGCCCGGACACCGCCGCAGCCGTGGCGAACGAACTCGCCGGGGATTTCGCGGCGGTGAGCGCGGGCCTGCGCGGAGAGAAGGCCCGCCTGACCACCCAGTTCCTTCGCACCCAGCTCGTCGAGAAGGAAGCCGAACTGCGGGCGCAGGAACGCAAGATCACTGAATTCAAGGAGACGTACCGGGGTGAGCTCCCCGGCGAACTCCAGAGCAACTTGAACAAGCTCGAGCGCCTTGCGGCCGAGCGCCAATCGATCAACCTGGCGATTTCGGAAGCGGAGACCCGGCTGGCCATGATGACCTCTTCCGAAACGCCGGAGAGCCCGAACTCGCCGCTCGCGCGCCTCACCGCATTGCGCTCCCAGCTCGCCGAGCAGCGCAGCGTCTACACGGACGAGCATCCGAACGTGCTCTCCCTGCGGCGCCAGATCGCGACGCTCGAGAAGGAAATCGCCGACGGCGGCGCCACCGCCTCGGATCCTACGCGACAGATCTTGCTGGAATCGACTTCCCGAGGGATCGATGACATGCGAAAGCGCCTGATCGAGATCGCCTCCGAAACCGCGGACAGGGAAGCCCGTGTCGCCCGCACCCCGAAACGGGAAGAAGAACAGGCAGCCCTTCAACAGCACACCGAAGTGCTGCGCAACGAGTACCTGAGCTTCCTCCATAAAGTCGAGACGGCCGAGATGGCCCAGAGATTGGAGACGGCTCAGCAAGGCGAGCGGATCTCGGTGCTCGATCATGCACTCCCACCCTCCGAACCCGAGCGAACGCGGCTCAAGTACATGCTCGCAGGTCTGGTCGCCAGCCTCGGCCTGGCTGCCGCACTCGGCCTCAGCTTGGAGCTGCTCGATCCGGTTCTCTTTTCGAGCGAACAGATCGAGGAGCACTTCGGTCTTCCTGTGCTCGGCTCCGTTCCGCGCATCAGCTAGAGGAGCGATCCCTTGACAGCCTTGTGGTCGGGCCTATTCGTGCTTGTCGCACTCTCGCCTAGCCTGGCCGAGACCGCGCGGCACCTGGTCGACGAACCCTGGAAGAGCTCGGCGCTGATCGTCCCGCTGCTCCTCATCGCCCTGGCGAGGGCCGAAGGCACGCCGGGCGGCCCTCTCCGACGCCGAGCCTTGGGTTGGATCGTGCTGGCTGTCGGAATCGAGCTCTTCGCCGCCGGCGCCGGACTGCTGCGTTGGTCACGCCTCAGCCTCGGCATCGCGGGCTTCGGTTGGCTACGCGCGACCTCATGGACGAAGCCGGCCACCGCGTACCTGGCACTGCTCGCAGTTCCCCTGCCCAGCCTCGCCAGCCGTCTCACCAGCCCCGCGCTAGAGCAGACCTGGTCCCGGCTGGCCGCAAGCGTGCTTCCGAATGTCGATTCCAGGAGTTTTCCCCTCCGGTTGCACTACGGGGACGGCGGCGTGCATCTGCTCGTCCTCGGTGCGGCGCTCGGTGCCTATGCGGGGCTTCGACACGAAGAATCGATGGCACGTTGCTTCGGCCTCGCAGCCATCGGTGGGCTCGCGCTGCTCCTGCTCCAGCCTCTCGCAGTACTCCTCGCCGCGGGCCTGGCCGAAATCGTCGGCCCCGGATTCGCCCGCAGCTTCCTCGATCTGGCTCTTCCGTGGACTGCCGGCCTTGCGGTGATCTTCTCCGTCGAACGCCATGCCTCCCAGACGATTCCGACCCAGGAGCCCGCCTGATGGGTGAACGCCTGCTGACGATCGCGCTCTGCGCCGGCCTCAGCCTGGCCGGAGCCGGAGCGTGGTGGCTCACCCTGCGCGCTCCACTCCGAGCAGAAGCGGCTTCGCTCGAAGCCCTGCCCATGAAGATCGGGCGATACCAGGCGGAGATGATCGATGTCGAGGACACGGTCGAATCGATGCTGAACGCCACCTACAACGTTCAGCGCGCCTATCATCATCCTCATGGCGAGGTCGTCTGGCTCTATCTCGGCTACTACAGCACGGCCCGGGGCGGTACACCGGAGCACACACCTCGCGCCTGCTACACGGCCCATGGCTGGGAGGTCGCTCGCGCTCGAACACTCGTACGGGATGCCCTCACCAACCGCGCCGCCAACGAATACATCGTCGAGCTGGCAGGCGCCGAGAGGATGGTCCTGTTCTGGTACCAATCCTTCCGCACCGAAGATCTCCTGAGCACCCTCGCCCTGCGCATCGATCATATCCGAGGCCAACTGAGCGAGGGAAGGGCCGATGGTGCACTGGTGCGACTCTCGACGCCGATCCGCGCCGGGGACCGCGAAGCCGCCCGCAGCCGGCTGCTCGCCTTTGCAGCCGATCTCTCGCCGGAAATCACACGGCACTGGCCAGTGGAAGCGGCGGAATGATCCAGCTGAAACTCGAGTTGGTACTGGCAGCTTGCGCGCTGGCGCTGGGCCTCCTCCTGCATGGCCCCCAGGCTGCCTGGAGCGAGCTCAGAGATGCACTTCGGATCACGGGGCGACGAGAGCACCTGGCGCTCGCGGGTGCGGCCATGCTGCTCGTTGCGATGGCGCTGCTCGGCCTCGGCCCGGGGGAAGCCGTTCGCCCGCTCGCCAGCGCTGCGATCGGCACCGCAGCCTTCACGGCGCGCTTGCTCGCAGTGCGCGACGATCGCTTCAAGCTGGTGGTTTCGTCCCGCACCGGAGAGGCCTTGTATGACGTCCAGGAAGATCCGGATGAAGAGCGCGATGTCAGCGCGGATCATCCCGCGCGCTTGACCCAGCCACGTGCCGCTCTAGAGCGTTGGAGGGAGAGCCAGCCGGCCTACCGAGGGGACGCCAAGGCTGCGCCCGGCGAAGGCATGAGCGAGGCCGAACGTCAGCTTCTCGAGAGCCTCGACTACGTCGCACCATGAGCGCGCGTCTCAGCTCGGCACCGCGAACAGCCGAAGACACCAAAGCCCGGGGCCGGGCCACTCACCCCCCACCAAGACGCAACATGGCCCGCAACCTCTTCGAACACCACCCGATCCTCGGCTACCGCTTCGTACCCGGCCTGCGCGCGCGGGTGCGCCATGAGGGTGGCGGCTACCTCGTGCGCTGCAACCAGGCGGGCTTCCGTTGTGATCATGAGGCGACGCGCGAGCGTCCCTCCGGCCAGCGTCGGCTGCTCCTCTTCGGTGATTCCTTCACCGCTGGCGAGGGCGTCTCCAACCGCTTTCGCTTCGGGGATCTCCTCGAGGCCCGCACCCCGGATCTCCAGGTGCTGAACTTCGGATTGCCCGGTTCGGGAACCGACCAGCAGTATCTGGCCTATCGCGAGTTCGCCCGGGAGCTCGAAGCCGACGCACTTCTTCTCTGCCCGATGGTGGAGAACGTGCGGCGCAACCTCGATACCCACCGGTTGACCCAGAGCGCCACCGATGGCCAGTTGGTCCTGCGCGCGAAGCCGTACTTCACGATCGACGACGGCGAGCTGCAGCTTCACCACCAACCCGTCCCCAAGAACGTCGTTGCGGAGAGCGAGCTCGAAGGTGCGGGGCACGTCTCGAACCTGCGAAAGGTAGAGACCGACGCCTCGCCGCTCCGCGCACGTTGGCGTGCACTCGGTGCGGAGATGGACGCCAGGTTGCCAGGAGTCCGCGGTCTCTCGCGGCGATTCCGGGGCGTGCGTTGGCCGATGGATTACGAAGATCCTTCGAGCCCTGGCTGGCAAATGATGGCGGCGATCCTCGAACGATGGATCGCCGAGGCCCAGGCGCCCGTGCTCCTGGCGCCGCTACCCACGACGGACCATGTGAGGGGAGACCTCGTTGCGGACGGAATCCACGCTCGGTTCGCCGAGCTGGCCGAGCGAACCGGCGCACAATTCGTGGACGTGCTCCCGGCACTTCGGAACGAGCCGCGGAACGTCTTGCGGCGTTTTCGTTTCGGGAAGGACGACCACCCCACACGGCTAGGCCATGGCCTGCTCGCAACTGCCCTCTCGGAGGCGGTCAGCGAAGTGCTTCCTCCGGCGCGAGGCGTAGCGGCATGAGCCAGCGGCCCGTCTACATCCTTGGCATCTCGGCGTTCTACCACGACTCCGCCGCCGCATTGGTCCGCGACGGACAGGTCGTGGCCGCCGCACAGGAGGAGCGCTTCACGCGCAAGAAGCATGATCCCCGCTTCCCCGTGCACGCCATCAATGCATGTCTCGAAGCCGCCGAGATCGAAGCGGAGGAGCTCGCGGCTGCGATCTTCTATGAGAACCCCCTGCTCAGCCTCGACAGGATCCTTCGCAGCGTGGCCGGTGCCGGCGAAGCAGCACTTCCGAGTTGGCTCGAGGGTTTGCCGGGCTGGCTCCGGACGAAGCTTTTCTTCGAGGAACTACTTCGCGAGGAGCTCGGCCAGGAGATTCCGGTGCTCTACAGCGAGCATCACCTTTCCCACGCGGCCAGCGCGTTCTATCCCTCGCCCTACGACGAGGCCGCAATCCTGACCATCGATGGCGTCGGCGAATGGGCAACGACCACCCTGGCAGAAGGGGATGCGGAAGGCCTGCGTGTGCACCAGGAGATCCGCTTCCCCCACTCGCTCGGGCTTCTCTACAGCGCGTTCACCCAGTACTGCGGTTTCCGGGTCAACTCCGGCGAATACAAACTGATGGGCCTCGCGCCCTACGGCGAGCCGATCCACGCAGACCGCATCCGCGACAACCTGATCGATCTCCGCGACGACGGCTCCTATGAGCTGGCCATGGATCATTTCGCCTTCGTAGCGGGCGAGACCATGACCAACGAACGCTTCCACGGCCTGTTCGACGGACCGCCGCGAGAACGCGAATCGCGCATCCGAAAGAAGGATGCGGACCTGGCCGCCTCGATCCAGGCCGTGACCGAGGAGGCGGTGCTGCGCATGGCCCGACACCTGCGCGCACACACGGGCTGCCGCAACCTCGTACTGGCCGGCGGCGTGGCGCTCAACTGCGTCGCCAACGGCAAACTGCTCCGCGAGGGCATCTTCGAGAAGCTCTGGATCCAACCCGCCGCCGGTGATGCAGGCGGTGCGTTGGGCGCGGCCTACGTGGGGAGCCACGTCTACTTCGATGTCCCCCGCGTCGACGCACCGGCACCCGGGCGCGATCGCCAACGAGGCAGCTATCTGGGCCCGGCTTACAGCAACGAGGAGGTCCGATCCTTCCTCGATCTCCATGACCTGCCTTACGAGCCCGTCAGCGATGAAGAACGGGCAAGTGAGACCGCTCGCGCACTCGCCGCCGGGCAGGTGGTCGGATACATGGTCGGCCGTACCGAGTTCGGCCCCCGCGCCCTCGGCGCCCGCTCGATCCTCGGCGATCCGCGCAGCTCGGAAACGCAATCCGTGATGAACCTGAAGATCAAGTTCCGCGAATCCTTCCGACCCTTCGCAGCCTCGGTCCTGCTCGAGGCTTCCGGAGAGTTCTTCGACCTGGATGCCGAGAGCCCGTACATGCTGCTGGTCGCACCGGTCAAGGAGGAGATCCGCCTGCCTGTGGACGCCCATCCGGCGGCGGAGGATCAAGAGAACCTCATCGCCCAGGTGAACCAGAAGCGCAGCAGTCTGCCCGCCATTACCCACGTCGATTTCAGCGCCCGGGTTCAAACGGTCGACGGAATCGACAAGCCCGACTACCACGCGGTCCTGCGGGAGTTCCAGGAGCTCACGGGCGTCGGCTG carries:
- a CDS encoding sugar transferase translates to MLKDQGGRLHNLLVSLDVVLSAAILIGFFFVFPRVSGLDAGAGWVMTPSLLATVLVACLAWPLTLQQLGLYESQRMMPLDKVLTRLLAAGVTATLLLTATAFASKAPVGPRFPLLFGGVQFVLLTIERLAVLGGLRGLRRLGRNTRHVLVVGSGPRAAGVQELARTHPEWGLHIVGFVDDQDIPIDPDIPADRCHKLIDMPRLLRDQVIDDVIIACPRSMLTELLPVVAACGSAGIPFTLLADIFGDYLPPPQVTRFGSLASLRFAPVHHSATRLVVKRMIDLVGAAFLLVATAPVIAVSGLIIRATSPGPMLFRQLRSGLNGRQFELLKLRTMCVDAEDQQEGLRHLNEMDGPVFKLQDDPRITKIGRLLRRYSIDELPQLWNVLTGDMSLVGPRPPLPHEVAQYETFERRRLSMRPGLTCSWQVGGRNEVSKFDEWVRMDLEYIDTWSLGNDARILVKTIPAVFRGTGS
- a CDS encoding AAA family ATPase; the encoded protein is MSGHLYSLEGRAEEVRIPARRRERGNRCMYESFFGLREPAFSLAPDPRFLWPSDTHDEGLAALVYGITRRKGFMLITGEVGTGKTTLLRAALDRIPEDTEVALVLNTSGLRPVDLLKLIATEFRLPGPFDSKVDYVIALNRFLMQQLEAGTNTVLIIDEAQNLGTELLEEVRLLSNLETDTDKLLQIVLVGQPELRQKLATPNLRQLRQRVAIEHHIQPLVPEEVRGYLAHRIEVAGGNYDEVFAPGADVAFYAFSGGCPRLISLLADRVLLGAFSKQVKPVPQATVEKKAKEMAESRLDSTAPGAGGQHG
- a CDS encoding CpsD/CapB family tyrosine-protein kinase; its protein translation is MGEISEALRRAKGNGDTSKSRKTETPHTYREAIAEEPSRARPDPEPPIEIPLAPPEKGHGRAVLLEPEGPIAEHYRHFAIRLNRTLKEASARSVMITSAARSEGKTTTACNLALALSSIAGGRQIAFVELDIRRPSAAGELGVTPRVGIEAVLASDARLPEARLTTNLPDLDLYLASEPRDDALSLLSGPQLPPALRELGRQYDLVVIDSPPVLPVPDVPLILQHADAALVVARAGISRKHAFEETLQMLGREKLVGVFLNQSGSARTSRYYGYYSPDPDSTGTDSTKRGSTPGGSAEEEATS
- the epsI gene encoding EpsI family protein, producing MGERLLTIALCAGLSLAGAGAWWLTLRAPLRAEAASLEALPMKIGRYQAEMIDVEDTVESMLNATYNVQRAYHHPHGEVVWLYLGYYSTARGGTPEHTPRACYTAHGWEVARARTLVRDALTNRAANEYIVELAGAERMVLFWYQSFRTEDLLSTLALRIDHIRGQLSEGRADGALVRLSTPIRAGDREAARSRLLAFAADLSPEITRHWPVEAAE